The sequence below is a genomic window from Myxocyprinus asiaticus isolate MX2 ecotype Aquarium Trade chromosome 9, UBuf_Myxa_2, whole genome shotgun sequence.
AGCTGCGATAAAACGTGGtaagaacattttaattaattgacaGCGGTGTAATCTACAATGGAAAAAGAATTGGAGTAATGATTACTTAAAAAAACCTAGGAAACAATTTTCACacagaaattgctagtaaatttgacaggccatattttcaagtaaatacacaattcttggtggctttaattagaaattctcaagtaaagttAATTTTGCATTACTCTTTTTCTAGTAaattttactcactctttgtttgtacattttactcatgcAATTTAGCACTGATATGTGCCttgcttttaaaaatacttttttgacgTACTTtatgtaccacatgacacacgGAAGCCTTCCACAGGTAACATAAGCTAAAAATCaacagatatattttttttttatcatgaaagaaatgtggaaggtccagatgtacaactaaacaagaggataagtacatcagagtctctagtttgagaaatagacacctcacatgtcctcagctgacagcttcattgaattctacccgctcaacaccagtttcatgtacaacagtaaagagaagactcaggggtgcaggacttatgggaagaattgcaaagaaaaagccacttttgaaacagaaaaacaaaaagaaaaggttagagtgggcaaagaaacacagacattggacaacagataattggaaaagagtgttatggatctgaaccccattgagcttttgtgggatcagctagactgtaaggtgcgtgagaattgcccgacaagacagacacatctatggcaagtgctacaggaagtgtggggtgaaaggtcaaactggacaaactgacagctagaatgccaaggatcggtaaagctgtcattgctgcacatttaggattttttgatgagaactctttgaagtagtttaagaagttctgaatgttttattttttttcaaattgtaatagtaattttcatgtttttaatgtcctgactatatattgcgatcagctgaatgccactctggtgaataaaaatatcaatttctttccataagatcaaaatctgtacattattccaaacttttggccaccagtgtatttttGAATAGAAAAATGAACAtcagactgcacaaaacaagaagaTAACAAACAGaactacaaaattaacaatacaacagtgtaaataaacttggaaacagtgaaaccatgcaagtgCATTCATTATTTAagcccggtgcatgctgggaacactaGCTTTGAAAAgtcaagtaaaatgtacttattttatttacctataaaatgtattcaaattagCAAATTAATATGACAAGGTTATCTACTTTAGGagtgatacatgatgacacattgtaaacataaacaataattaataatatttactaataagctaaagcatacatttttacatgattgaatcaagtacaaatgtagaatttacttaatattttcaatttcatgctttaacttattcaatgtagaaagtacttaatgttttctgctatatttatttcatcacaaaaTATTCTTTTTCAGTGTAAATTAATTAAGTGTTATGTCAGgaatttgtactttactcgagtacTATTGGAACTGAAAACTTGTACTCTTAATCAACTGCATTTCGAAGGATACTTGTTTTACTCCTTACGGTTACGTTTTGACCTTTAAAGTACAAAGTACATATTTTTCAGGACggcatgacttaattttgttttcttggtccacctttaattaaattacatttatcacttaatccattttaatgtaaaatgtcattttcCACCATGttattgctttagaaaatgtgcatCAAAGTTGCTTTGATAAGAAACAGACAATTTCAAAagctaagtaaaaaaaaaaaaaaaaggaagagattactttatacttttaaatgtggaattaaatgtgatttttctttttttttttttttttttttttttatgtttttggcaagATATTTTAGCATTTAATTGAGTAAACATTTGACACAGCACCCATACTTTAACTCAAGTACAATTTCTCAGCAATATTACACCTCTGTTCATTGATAAATCATGTTTAGTATGAAAATATCTGTGTAGTATGCACAGGAGCACATAAGAGGGTaacaattataaaacagatagttctgactCTCAAATCTGATTGAATGAGAACATGAGGctgcaaaaatgtttaaatggcaGATAACACACCTGTGACTGTACATCAATTCTATGTTAATATAccaagttgctacattgcttgagaatcataaacagcctacagttagacTAATGAAACACTGTAAATTACTCGGCAACAGAACagtttattctttttaaaattataaacttaactatttataaaaataataggtGACTCTTATCATGTTGCTGTAGTctcttttataaaagcaataagccactgaaggctgtgttacagtgattttattaaAACGTCTTGTAGCTTTTTGCCTTAATATAGcactttactgtatatttaagggGGTCGAGTAGTGTCAAGTTGCTTTGATAGCTGTAACtttgggtgtctaggagtggaagaggaagacaggagacacaggagtggaatctttaaataATAAACGCTGGAGTTGATCAAACGCTGGAAtggaacaaactataaatctAAACAGCAAAACTTAGCACaacaacacttcaaggactgacaaatgaagaaaactagagggtatttatacacagaactaaatgagggaatggaatacaggtgagggtaataaggaacagatggaagtgattagggcagtgaactatgggaaatgaagtccagaggaaaacttcaaaataagagtccttgaagaaaatgagggagacagactgtgccattactactactactactactaccaccaccaccaccaccaccaccaaacgGATGATATTGAGGGATAATGGATAAGTGTAGCTTGGACGTATTCTAAGAAGGAAAGATTATCCACTTCCAGAAGAGCAGTGGGACGGTGGAAGTTCAAGCCTGTAAATGGCACAGAGGTATGGGTCCGGGATAGGGGTGGAATTGGCGAGTTGACAGAACTTGGCGGTATAGTCCATGAATAATCCAGTGAACTCCATGATTTGTGGGTCTGGAAGAGGATCAGAAGGGTCACTGGAAGAGGAAGACGTTTGGAGGAGCAGGTAAATAAATCCGTATTTTTTGCTttgggtcagtccttctgtaacgttgggtgtctaggagtggaagacaGGAGGcgcaggagtggaatctttaaataataatcactgaagttgaacaaacgctggagtggaaacaaatgctggagtggaacaaacaaaagGCTCAACAgtagtaatcgctggagtggaacaaacactggaatGGAACAAACTAGAAATCTAAACAGCAAACTTtagcacaacgtaacacttcaaggactgacaaatgatgaagaaaactagagggtatttatacacagaactaaatgagggaatggaatacaggtgaaggtaataaggaacagatggaagtgattagggcagtgaactatgggaaatTAATCCAGTGGAAAActacaaaataagagtccttgaagaaaatgaagaaaatgagggagacagactgtgacaatagcCTGTTGAAATAAGTAAATGATTAAAGTGTCTACATTTAGCCCTTCAAAgtacaaataagtacattttcataaaaaaaataaaaaaaatcactttagaGAGTACTTACAAATTTTGCCCAaattacaaacaaataaataaaaaataaaataataataataataatagaaaaacaaaaaaaagctttGTGAGCTTCATTCTGCATTGATAAGAGAAGTGCCTAGTTGGTAGACAAAGAACTAACAGCAGACTTCAGTTTATAATGCTTTGAGAAGTCAAACGTCAAAGTGCCAAGGGCTTTGCTGCTAATTATATCAGACATGGCTTTTTATTGTAATTCCTAGATTACTACAGCTAAAGTGCATGTATTTGTACAGCTTTACAACTACTGAGCTCATGTTAGGGCAGCACGATTATGACAGAAATCATAATTGTCAATTTTAATTGTTATTCATTTTgatttgcattaaataaatatttgtttgggACATCAGCAAGCTATATTCTTTATGTAGgttacacatgtaaaaacaagctgagaactgtgttcctgaattacttTGTTGCTATTTTATGCAACAGTTCAACAATCAATTGGCCCTCTTTGCAGCATGAAAAACACAACTATTATTACAATTTTGATAAAATACACAGAAATCGAGGAAGTCAACTGTAATGCTCCACTGCTGCAAAGACATGTTGTAAATAGATTTGTTTTTTCCCCACATCAGTAGTAGACCTCAATGGAATGCCCCAATGGACATTTTTCACAATTAGTAATTGttgcagctgtaattgtaatctagtttttatgtaattaattgtgcagcccttgcTCATGTACTTTGTAAGGATAATTTAAAGGCTGCATCCAATGTTTTAGTTCTTTTTGCAGAGGTACGGTAGCACTTACAATATTTTATGTAGAATATTGCGTAATTGTAGCTTGTAAAGAAATGTTTGGCCTGTATATAATTTTGAAACCACAGTAACACTTAAATAATTCAATTTAAACCATTTTATTAGGGATAGCAAATATAGTGAGTAGGAAAGTATTAAACACCCCATCcatcatgtttttttaaagcattactaAACACAACATAATTGTTATAGTTTTTCTTGCAATTCTTTcagaggttaaaggaatattccgggttcaatacaagttaagctcaatgaaaagcatttatggcataatgttgataaccacaaaaaacaaacaaacaaacaaacaaacaaaaaaaatttaactcgCCCCTcctcttcattaaaaaaaaagctaaaatctggttccagtgaggcacttacaatggaagtgaatgggggccaatctgtaaaacgttaaaatactcactgtttcaaaaatatagccacaagagtcaagacataaacaatatgtgtgttaacatgagtttagtgcgataaaatcgcttactaaccttttctgtgtaaagttatagccaattttacaacatagttgccatgacgatgcaatgtcaacaaaccctaaaaccctagaacgactgtaaaaatgaagatttatataactttacagctcaaataatacatgagtttaaacagaagaattaatgtatgtgcttttataaaattataaacttcagatttttgcctttaaaccctccaaaaactggccccccttacaaaaaatctaaactagctgcaaacttgatGCAAATTTGTAGCAAATTtgcagctcgttattttcacatgcaaattagcttttgattgctgcaaatgtttaccagaagtttctttggcaacaatggaaagcaaagctcatttgcttgtgaaaattatcagtggtgaatttgcggcaaatttgccatgaactctcgatttttgtaagggccattcacttccattataagcgcctcactgtaacccagatttttgctttttttagaaagaaaaggaaggatgagtcaaaatggtttttttgtggtaatcaacattatgcctcaaatgctatcaattgagtttaacttgtattgaacctggaatattcctttaatatcatatttttttattattttgtaaacaGCCATTACTTCCAAGTATAATCcgtgtcaatttttttttaagctttaaaccTGAGCTCTAATAGGAAATAGCGCATATGCAGTATACACATATTTAAATCAAATCAGAGTCAGATATTGTTTTTATGCAGCAAAGATTACATAAAGACAATATACAGAACAAACACAGATGACGTTGGGGCTGCTGTCTTATTTGTTCGTGCACATATACCATGATGGGTTTAGGAGTGTATAGCAGATATTTATGTATGAGCATTTTTCTGCATATTTTCTGCAGAACTAGACCTAAATATAGACAAGCTGTTAATAAATCTTGGTGGATGTTGGCAAGATCAGTCAGTTTCTTTACCACTGTCTTTCCAGAATAGTCATGAAGCCTTAGCATGAATCTATGATTGCAGATTTCATAAAATAGTCTTACCTTTAAGTCAGTACACATTGCTTTAGGGACACTCTATTCCAgttaaatatgcagagacaactacaactTTGTTAGTTGattcccccaaaaagtgtaacactgtgccTCTGTTGcgttatcaaaacattgctctgcttgtttgagcatcctTTTGAGCCagcaacattggtgcaacaattggagtgagtttggggcaggactatctgtttgtaaaaCCAATTTAAGACAAGAACAGTGGTtgggaaacctatttgaaaacagggataatatatgcaattctGCTTGGTGATGCTAGTTGTGCAGAAATTATTCACTTCAGCTTTGAAGTGGTTAAAATCCTCTTGTTTACTTTTTCAATCAAGTTAGAGACCACTCTGTTAAACTTGATTAATAGCCATTACTAGAtaaagatttaaagggatagtttacccaaaagtgaagattctatcatcatttactcacccttatattgttccaaacctgaaaacGCTACatcaaagagcatatttactCCTCCATATACAAATTTTAGAAGTGTCTGGTCCTCATTTCTTATTTATTAGTATTTTCCCCAGATTTTCTGAATTTCATTTGATTGGCATCCATGTCCAAAACTGAAGAATATAATGTTGAGAATGTCGTGGCTTTATCTCCAATGGTCTTGTCAAGTTATTTTAGACAGTGGTGTCTGTCTTTATTTCTGTAATGAAAGAAATGAAGATCAGAACCATGTGTCAGTTTCTTCATATCTCCCTCCGTAACCCCTCTGCAGTGGCAGACTGACAGAAGACTGGTAAAAAAGGGTCTTCTTTGCCTGTCTTTGGCTTTGGCATCAGTCGGATGTAAACAAGCATGAACTTTGTACATTAGGAACACATTTCAGGGAGTTTTTGCCGTGCTTACTGGGGGCTTTATGGCACGTTttgctgtaaagctgctttgaaacgatatcTGTggtaaaaagtgctatacaaataaaactgacttgacttgacattttgctgagagagagagagagagagagagagagagagagagagagaggaagtccTTTCTTCAATTCAACTTTATTTGAGAATTGTAAATCCGATCACTCGGAAGTAATAGCTCACTTCTCCTTATTAAGTTGCACAATTTTGGGTATCGATCATGTCCAGGTGCGGAATAAGCGGAATCAAGTTATATGCTGTAAATCCCAACACACAATCTTGAATAGAGTTCCCAGTGTTGCATTACTGTACCTGCAGCGCTGTATTACCTGTTTTCTGCTAATTATTGTAAATCTTCAACCACCGCAGAGAGCTGGCAACAGGACTGCAAGAGCTGTCTGGAGTGTTCGAAGGAAAACGGTTGTCTGCGCTGCTCTGAACGGCTCTTCCTTTTCCTCAACAGAGATGGCATGAGTCACCACGGCTCTTGCCTTCACTCCTGTCCCTCTGGACACTTTGGCCTCCGAGGGAAAGACGTCAACCGCTGCATAAGTGAGTTCATCGTTGATGTTAATTACAGTAACATACTGTAAGAACGTTTCATATCAAATCAATTTATGATAATTTTTAACAGTCCAAACCTCTTGCTAAAGTTATAAATCCTATGTATAAAAGGATACTTGCGATCTTAGATGCTCCAGGTCAACATAGTGTTCCAGCCATCCTAACATTCACAATATAGTTACATATATGACGCAAAATATCGGTTTACCTAGCTATTTTGTATATATCACTGCACAACATTCATAAAcgggtcaatgatgtgatgtgCTTATATTTGGTCCGGATCTGTTATTCAGAAATACATAAAAACTGCAACACACTCAAAACAATTACTAGAAAAAACAGCTCTACaataatgaacatgttttcaatttctgagttcaaagttattttgacattttttctgAGGGTCAAACTCTGGAGACagtagaataaataaataattaaataaaaatcaaatgaaaagctgaaatttttgaaaaatttatgttggcatgagtagtgcagagtaatatttttaaattatttctttaaaaaaataaaaagggaaacaattttattttaaaattttattatttgtaaaaaaaacaaaacaaaaaacaaaacaaaaattgtccaccaaatcaaagtcaggtggtgtaagcAACATGCAGGAAGCCATTCTGttttcatgtgacaaaaaaaaaaaaaaaaataaaaaaaaaaaaaaaaaaaaacacagagggGCCCttaaggaattaaaaaaaaattccaatattttgacattttttataaaaaggtACAATTCATTCACGTCAAACTGAGTAACCCTGGTATTATTCTCCTTCTTCATAGACTCTAAAATGCatgatatatgtaaaaaaaaaaaaaaaaaaaaaaaaaaaaaactttgtttgagcTTTTTTGacattaatgattaagttgtgtacactcacgtGTATTCAAGGAGtgaggaaagtattttaatacattttacttgatggttacaccatttgatatttttaaagtcattaaatccatttatttatttattttgtagaaaatgctagaaatgtttttcaaaaaaagtataaaacaaacacaaacacatggacATTTCTACtacaaatgtttaaaactaaatttttaaaagatttctcgaTAACACTTTATACTAACtgtcattaataaatcattaacaaacattatgtaATGCTTAACAGCTCATAAGTTAATGTGTATTCAAATAGTTAGAAGTATGAGATAATGTGCTTGTTAAAGTTtactaatacatttaaataacattaactaaTGAGATGTTGAGCATTTAAATACttacaaatgttattaaactTTCATTCATATATGGCCTTGCACTTTTTAACATCTACAAATGATTTTATCAAATGTTATATCATAATTAacagattaatacattttaatgctaaaatattaataacattttccatAAATGATTCATTAATGAGCTCATacactttttacatttacattacatcacAGGTTTCAGAAATTAttagtattttaatatttgaatatactgtacactaactaatgatctgttaagcattatgtaatgtttattaatgatttattaattaaagttattttaaagtgttaccgatttCTCATTTAAGACAACATTATTTGTCAACAACGCAAACGGCAACTATTTACTACAACCAAATTGAACTGATAgaattttattcacattttcgGCACAGATTTTGAGGGAAAATATGTGGAACAGATATTTGGGCTATAATGCCCttcagccatgactatattcacaaatAAAGCATGATCCCTTGTAATTTATTGCAACTCATATTTCAGAGCCAAGGTTGACATTTAATTAGTGTTAGTAACTAATCTCAAAAGAGTAACCCAAAATTGTCTTTATTATTTGGAACTTTGCATTAGAGCTCTTCTGGTATTATTGCCTCCTTGAGATGTTTTGCCtatgctatgttcctcatttgcaatgtaagtggctttggataaaTAAAAAAGTCTGCTAAATTAATCCATgtaaaattctaatatttctttaGATTAGTCCCCGAAGTTCTTTTTAGGGCCATATGTCTCTTTAAAACTTGCCAAATTTTGTATACATTTAATCATGATACATATTTCTCCCAGAATGCAAAGCTCCAGAGTGTGAGATGTGCTTCAACAAAGACTTTTGCACCAAGTGCAAAGGAGGCTATCTGCTCTTCAAAGGCAAATGCTTCAAAAGCTGCCCCGAAGGCACATTTCGCCAGTCCACAGACTGTGTTGGTGAGCGCTTTATTCTTTTCAAGGCTTTCTTTATGGGTAGATGTCATTAAACTCTCATTACCATGCTGAAAAAAGCCTATCCGTCATGTTGCAATTAAATCAAGAGGTTTCCTCAAGTGTGGCAATAAAGAGCAAGGTATGAGCTTTGAGAAAATTCCTGCTTACATTTATCAGGTTGTTTACAAGACAGAATTCAACATGAgtgcaaataaaaagaaagagtTTATATAAGAGTTATATAAGAGTTTATAAGTTTATCTCTTTGTACTTCAGAAGGATGTGTGTTCAGTCCCATTGGTTTCTGGGGTGAATGGAGCTCTTGTCAGCACAATGGTCTGAGCTGTGGTGTCAGATGGGGTCAACAGAGTAGGACCCGTGAGC
It includes:
- the LOC127446438 gene encoding R-spondin-2-like isoform X3, with the translated sequence MSRNLLLVQMHWQLLALLSLFCQMLILTLAAIKRESWQQDCKSCLECSKENGCLRCSERLFLFLNRDGMSHHGSCLHSCPSGHFGLRGKDVNRCIKCKAPECEMCFNKDFCTKCKGGYLLFKGKCFKSCPEGTFRQSTDCVEGCVFSPIGFWGEWSSCQHNGLSCGVRWGQQSRTRELSSNMPEEKETLCPPQTESRKCRMKKRCLKDDM
- the LOC127446438 gene encoding R-spondin-2-like isoform X1; translated protein: MSRNLLLVQMHWQLLALLSLFCQMLILTLAAIKRESWQQDCKSCLECSKENGCLRCSERLFLFLNRDGMSHHGSCLHSCPSGHFGLRGKDVNRCIKCKAPECEMCFNKDFCTKCKGGYLLFKGKCFKSCPEGTFRQSTDCVEGCVFSPIGFWGEWSSCQHNGLSCGVRWGQQSRTRELSSNMPEEKETLCPPQTESRKCRMKKRCLKAPSQFLLVIAVIAHLLALVLLVPSSSPSAVALHICPAALC
- the LOC127446438 gene encoding R-spondin-2-like isoform X2, whose protein sequence is MSRNLLLVQMHWQLLALLSLFCQMLILTLAAIKRESWQQDCKSCLECSKENGCLRCSERLFLFLNRDGMSHHGSCLHSCPSGHFGLRGKDVNRCIKCKAPECEMCFNKDFCTKCKGGYLLFKGKCFKSCPEGTFRQSTDCVEGCVFSPIGFWGEWSSCQHNGLSCGVRWGQQSRTRELSSNMPEEKETLCPPQTESRKCRMKKRCLKDKRKNERREERRKAQKKLKLFSNRTVTEHT